In Leptospiraceae bacterium, one DNA window encodes the following:
- a CDS encoding FAD-dependent oxidoreductase, which translates to MKTAIIGSGITGAVLAREIQDSIVFEKDLDIGGRTSTNEFSERERFDPFSTFFSDKISYSGTNNSKEEFSLLSYLAKNEIDVECILSTFSSNHYYPKNGMKEMIKKILSKNQIFLSHKLLDISRNPQTNQWVCSFQNGKELGFDRVILTPPLPKSLACLKSSKCMSEWEDFISPFVEYKASTILVGIWKGLSNETNRKLADLHESTFFRKNEDAEYISIESSKFKESEDSLIVMIQFGQSFSSRNLERWVTSNNSPTRFAKITGESFFQKFFISKGFSELKDQPPLELFAFKKRYAAPDRSLWKKEDLHLSSELFLKYIELGRKHGIWLAGDWVFGARISRCALGATTLASQL; encoded by the coding sequence ATGAAAACAGCAATAATTGGGTCTGGAATTACAGGTGCAGTGCTTGCAAGAGAAATTCAAGATTCAATAGTATTTGAAAAAGATTTAGACATAGGAGGCAGAACCTCTACTAATGAATTTTCAGAAAGAGAAAGATTCGATCCTTTTTCTACTTTTTTTTCTGATAAAATTTCTTATTCGGGTACAAATAATTCAAAAGAAGAGTTCTCGCTTCTTTCCTACTTGGCAAAGAATGAAATAGATGTTGAGTGTATTCTTTCTACGTTCTCTTCCAATCATTATTACCCAAAGAATGGAATGAAAGAAATGATTAAAAAAATTCTTTCTAAAAATCAAATTTTTTTATCTCATAAATTATTGGATATATCGAGAAATCCCCAAACGAATCAATGGGTTTGCTCTTTTCAAAACGGGAAAGAGCTTGGATTTGATAGAGTGATCCTTACTCCACCACTACCTAAGTCACTCGCTTGTTTGAAAAGTTCAAAATGTATGTCTGAGTGGGAAGATTTTATCTCTCCTTTTGTGGAATACAAGGCTTCGACTATTTTAGTAGGGATTTGGAAAGGCTTATCGAATGAGACCAATCGAAAATTAGCAGACTTACACGAATCTACATTTTTTCGCAAAAACGAAGATGCAGAATATATTTCAATCGAGAGTTCTAAATTCAAAGAGTCTGAAGATTCACTTATTGTAATGATTCAATTTGGTCAGTCCTTTAGTTCAAGAAATTTAGAAAGGTGGGTCACGAGCAACAACTCTCCAACTAGATTTGCTAAGATTACGGGTGAGTCTTTTTTTCAAAAGTTTTTTATATCCAAGGGCTTTTCAGAATTGAAAGACCAGCCCCCACTTGAGTTGTTTGCTTTTAAAAAGCGTTATGCGGCCCCTGATAGATCTTTATGGAAAAAAGAAGACTTACACCTTAGTAGTGAATTATTTTTAAAATATATTGAGCTTGGAAGAAAGCACGGAATTTGGTTGGCTGGTGATTGGGTGTTTGGAGCGAGAATTAGCAGGTGTGCCTTAGGTGCGACAACCCTCGCTTCTCAGCTGTGA